The proteins below come from a single Gordonia sp. X0973 genomic window:
- a CDS encoding TetR family transcriptional regulator, which yields MSETVVADAVAPVTAGAWREYGPRSLPAPLEAALAAFVEQGYHGTSVRDIAARANLSVPGLYHHYPSKQSLLQGLLEVAMLDLLARSEAAVAEAGPDPLARFDAVVESLLRFHMFRRELAFVGSTEIRSIDDDYRDTYVGYRDRLQRIVDDIIADGAASGAFTATSPKAAGRAITTMCVGVSSWFRPDGPSTPDELVVENLGFARAIVGYAPK from the coding sequence GTGAGTGAGACGGTCGTGGCCGACGCCGTCGCGCCGGTGACCGCGGGCGCCTGGCGCGAATACGGGCCGCGCTCGTTGCCCGCGCCGCTGGAAGCCGCGTTGGCCGCCTTCGTCGAACAGGGCTACCACGGCACCTCGGTGCGCGACATCGCCGCGCGCGCCAACCTCTCGGTGCCCGGTCTGTACCACCACTACCCGTCGAAGCAATCCCTGCTCCAGGGGCTGCTCGAGGTCGCCATGCTCGACCTCCTCGCGCGCTCGGAGGCGGCCGTCGCCGAAGCCGGTCCCGACCCCCTCGCCCGATTCGACGCCGTGGTCGAGTCGCTGCTGCGCTTCCACATGTTCCGCCGGGAGCTGGCCTTCGTCGGATCGACCGAGATCCGCAGTATCGACGACGACTACCGCGACACCTACGTCGGCTACCGCGACCGGCTGCAGCGCATCGTCGACGACATCATCGCCGACGGCGCGGCGTCGGGCGCGTTCACCGCGACGTCGCCGAAGGCCGCCGGGCGGGCCATCACGACGATGTGCGTCGGGGTGTCCAGTTGGTTCCGCCCCGACGGCCCGTCGACCCCCGACGAGCTGGTCGTCGAGAACCTCGGTTTCGCCCGGGCCATCGTCGGGTACGCGCCGAAGTAG
- a CDS encoding TrpB-like pyridoxal phosphate-dependent enzyme: MTATDYRDIVTVDVPTHWYNLAAELDEPIPPHLHPGTKEPVGPDDLVALFPMGLIAQEVAAEPYIEIPAAVREIYRMWRPSPLIRARRFEESLNTKAHIYVKYEGVSPVGSHKTNSAVAQAYYNHLDGVTKLTTETGAGQWGSALAFAGAQFGIDVEVWQVRASYDSKPYRGYLMRTYGATVHPSPSELTESGKAMLAKDPHTTGSLGMAVSEAVEVAAGDPAARYALGSVLNHVVLHQSVIGQEAVEQLALVEPDGADVVFGCAGGGSNLGGLAFPFLREKLHGRSNPRIVAAEPAACPSITEGEYRYDHGDVAGLTPLLKMHTLGMDFVPDPIHAGGLRYHGMAPALSHTVEKGLVSGVAITQHDAFAAGVQFARTQGIVPAPESTHAIAACAAHVADSDKEEVVVIGLSGHGQLDLPAYAEFLDGKF, encoded by the coding sequence ATGACCGCCACCGATTACCGCGACATCGTCACCGTCGACGTCCCGACGCACTGGTACAACCTGGCCGCCGAACTCGACGAGCCGATTCCGCCGCACCTGCACCCGGGGACGAAGGAGCCGGTCGGGCCCGACGACCTGGTCGCGCTGTTCCCGATGGGCCTCATCGCGCAGGAGGTGGCCGCGGAGCCGTATATCGAGATCCCCGCGGCGGTGCGCGAGATCTATCGGATGTGGCGGCCGTCGCCACTGATCCGTGCCCGCCGATTCGAGGAGTCGCTGAACACCAAGGCGCATATCTACGTGAAGTACGAGGGGGTCAGCCCCGTCGGCAGTCACAAGACCAATTCCGCGGTGGCGCAGGCCTACTACAACCACCTCGACGGGGTCACCAAGCTGACCACCGAGACCGGCGCTGGGCAGTGGGGCAGCGCGCTGGCGTTCGCGGGCGCCCAGTTCGGCATCGACGTCGAGGTGTGGCAGGTGCGCGCCTCCTACGACTCCAAGCCGTATCGCGGCTACCTGATGCGGACCTACGGCGCGACGGTGCACCCGAGCCCGTCGGAACTCACCGAGTCGGGCAAGGCGATGCTCGCCAAGGATCCGCACACTACGGGCAGCCTCGGCATGGCGGTCAGCGAGGCCGTCGAGGTCGCGGCCGGCGATCCGGCCGCCCGCTACGCGTTGGGCAGCGTGCTCAACCACGTCGTGCTGCACCAGAGCGTGATCGGCCAGGAGGCCGTCGAACAGCTGGCGCTCGTCGAGCCGGACGGCGCCGACGTGGTGTTCGGTTGCGCGGGCGGCGGATCGAACCTGGGCGGATTGGCCTTCCCGTTCCTGCGCGAGAAGCTGCACGGCCGGTCCAACCCGCGGATCGTCGCGGCCGAGCCGGCGGCCTGCCCGTCGATCACCGAGGGTGAGTACCGCTACGACCACGGCGACGTCGCGGGCCTGACCCCGCTGCTCAAGATGCACACCCTGGGCATGGACTTCGTGCCCGATCCGATCCACGCCGGTGGCCTGCGCTATCACGGGATGGCCCCGGCGTTGAGCCACACCGTCGAGAAGGGGTTGGTCTCGGGCGTCGCCATCACCCAGCACGACGCGTTCGCCGCCGGCGTGCAGTTCGCCCGGACCCAGGGCATCGTCCCCGCTCCGGAGTCGACCCATGCCATCGCCGCGTGCGCGGCCCACGTCGCCGACAGCGACAAGGAGGAGGTCGTGGTCATCGGGCTGTCCGGCCACGGACAACTCGACCTCCCGGCCTACGCGGAGTTCCTCGACGGCAAGTTCTGA
- a CDS encoding LuxR C-terminal-related transcriptional regulator, producing the protein MTTAAPTATPSPIAADDRFALHELCEYATAALRTPIPAGGRLKADTDAEVRFVLHEIWNGTVGAINRLGDEDGPESLDVLTDLLGRVRLFEARVYDAQMARHAMRLKDVQRALTTLSTARDLGELHQRVAEELCTLGFDRGAVSTIDDGRWDYHTMFIEKDPALAQELVDIGQAHRPVIENRLVESDILSQGRTVLVYDVQNNPRVHKDLVRVSNCRSYAGAPVRVDGKIVGMLHGDIYYGDREVDEIDGAALGLFADGVGHAMARVALRNRLANVRAELDRLDELTPAPAPVAVATARPASAPIKELTDPLSRREVEVVELLASGATNRIIASRLCISEGTVKTHISHILRKIDVGNRAEAVAYWLRRQHAVD; encoded by the coding sequence GTGACTACCGCTGCACCGACGGCGACGCCGTCGCCGATCGCGGCCGATGACCGGTTTGCCCTGCATGAGCTGTGCGAATACGCCACGGCGGCACTGCGCACCCCGATTCCGGCCGGTGGCCGACTCAAGGCCGACACCGACGCCGAGGTGCGTTTCGTGCTGCACGAGATCTGGAACGGCACCGTGGGGGCGATCAACCGACTCGGCGACGAGGACGGTCCGGAATCCCTCGACGTGCTCACCGACCTCCTCGGTCGCGTGCGCCTGTTCGAGGCCCGCGTCTACGACGCCCAGATGGCCCGCCACGCGATGCGCCTGAAGGACGTCCAGCGTGCCCTGACCACCCTCAGCACCGCCCGGGACCTGGGCGAACTGCACCAGCGCGTGGCCGAGGAACTCTGCACGCTCGGCTTCGACCGCGGCGCGGTGTCAACCATCGACGACGGCCGGTGGGATTACCACACCATGTTCATCGAGAAGGATCCCGCGCTCGCCCAAGAGCTGGTCGACATCGGGCAGGCGCACCGCCCCGTCATCGAAAACCGCCTGGTCGAATCCGACATCCTCAGCCAGGGCCGCACCGTTCTCGTCTACGACGTCCAGAACAATCCGCGCGTCCACAAGGATCTCGTCCGCGTCTCCAACTGTCGCTCCTACGCGGGCGCGCCGGTGCGCGTCGACGGCAAGATCGTCGGCATGCTCCACGGCGACATCTACTACGGCGACCGCGAGGTCGACGAGATCGACGGCGCCGCACTGGGCCTCTTCGCCGACGGGGTGGGGCACGCGATGGCCCGGGTGGCGTTGCGCAACCGGCTCGCGAACGTCCGCGCCGAACTCGACCGGCTCGACGAACTCACGCCCGCGCCCGCCCCGGTCGCGGTCGCGACGGCCCGTCCGGCGTCGGCACCGATCAAGGAGTTGACCGATCCCCTGTCCCGCCGCGAAGTCGAGGTCGTCGAACTCCTCGCGTCGGGCGCGACCAACCGCATCATCGCCTCGCGGCTGTGCATCAGCGAGGGCACGGTGAAGACCCACATCAGCCATATCCTGCGCAAGATCGACGTCGGGAACCGGGCCGAGGCGGTCGCGTATTGGCTGCGCCGCCAGCACGCCGTCGACTGA
- a CDS encoding oxygenase MpaB family protein, whose product MTTLSHIPAEQRPKRMSREEMDALTSPDIPLYIAALLAGPANVIMQLANVPVGRGVVESKVESGNLLLHPIKRTRTTLTYLAVAAAGTPEDRKSFREAVNSAHRQVHSTHDSPVKYNAMDPKLQLWVAACLYRGWEDMARLYGRPGDVNEKAYRQAVTMGTTLQMPYEMWPATRADFQEYWDGVVAQIEMDPEVRAYLTKLTKLGFLGKGPQYVLGWYAQALTLGYLPPEFRDMMRMHPSPAQRTFFDFHNVVIRTATRITPRPIQEIPFRLLLADVRRRRRKGQPLV is encoded by the coding sequence ATGACGACGTTGTCGCACATCCCCGCCGAACAGCGACCCAAGCGGATGTCCCGGGAAGAAATGGACGCACTGACGTCGCCGGACATCCCGCTCTACATCGCCGCGCTGCTCGCCGGGCCGGCGAACGTCATCATGCAGCTGGCCAACGTCCCTGTCGGCCGGGGCGTCGTCGAGAGCAAGGTCGAGTCCGGCAATCTGCTCCTGCACCCGATCAAGCGGACGCGCACCACGCTGACCTATCTCGCCGTCGCCGCCGCCGGCACGCCGGAGGACCGCAAGTCCTTCCGCGAGGCGGTGAACTCGGCCCACCGCCAGGTGCACTCCACCCACGATTCGCCGGTCAAGTACAACGCCATGGACCCCAAGCTGCAGCTCTGGGTCGCCGCCTGCCTCTACCGCGGCTGGGAGGATATGGCCCGCCTCTATGGGCGCCCGGGCGACGTCAACGAGAAGGCCTATCGCCAGGCGGTGACGATGGGCACGACGCTGCAGATGCCGTATGAGATGTGGCCGGCCACCCGCGCCGACTTCCAGGAGTATTGGGACGGCGTCGTCGCGCAGATCGAGATGGATCCCGAGGTCCGCGCATATCTGACGAAGCTGACCAAGCTGGGCTTCCTCGGCAAGGGGCCGCAATACGTCCTGGGTTGGTATGCCCAAGCGCTGACCCTCGGATACCTGCCGCCCGAGTTCCGCGACATGATGCGGATGCATCCGAGTCCGGCCCAACGCACCTTCTTCGACTTCCACAACGTCGTGATCCGCACGGCGACCCGGATCACGCCGCGCCCGATCCAGGAGATCCCGTTCCGCCTTCTCCTCGCCGACGTCCGGCGCCGACGCCGCAAGGGGCAACCGCTGGTCTGA
- a CDS encoding TetR/AcrR family transcriptional regulator, whose protein sequence is MPSTLSSITALRTYAGEQGDERVARRRQQLLDAALEVLGSSEGGALSVRGVCREAKLTARYFYESFGSADELIAATYDRVIDEIMVGASDAFSRGSTITERVREAVTAIVDVIDHDRRKGRLLFSPKLVSATLAERRLAATQHLAAITAKTTAGSHEARPVDVAGAYYRVGGLANLLAAWLDDRVEMTRSPLIDVCTALLLGERE, encoded by the coding sequence ATGCCTTCCACGTTGTCTTCAATAACAGCGCTGCGCACCTACGCCGGTGAGCAGGGCGACGAACGCGTGGCGCGTCGGCGCCAACAGCTGCTCGACGCCGCGTTGGAGGTTCTCGGTTCCAGCGAGGGCGGCGCGCTGAGCGTGCGCGGCGTCTGCCGCGAGGCGAAGCTGACCGCGCGGTATTTCTACGAGAGCTTCGGCTCGGCCGACGAGCTGATCGCGGCCACCTACGACCGGGTCATCGACGAGATCATGGTCGGGGCCAGCGACGCGTTCTCCCGGGGTTCGACGATCACCGAGCGGGTCCGCGAGGCCGTCACCGCGATCGTCGACGTCATCGACCACGACCGGCGCAAGGGACGGCTGCTGTTCTCGCCGAAGCTCGTCTCGGCGACCCTGGCCGAACGGCGGCTGGCCGCCACCCAGCACCTGGCGGCGATCACGGCGAAGACCACCGCGGGGTCCCACGAGGCCCGCCCGGTCGACGTGGCCGGCGCGTACTACCGGGTCGGCGGATTGGCCAACCTCTTGGCTGCGTGGCTCGACGACCGGGTCGAGATGACGCGCTCCCCCCTGATCGACGTCTGCACCGCGCTGCTGCTCGGCGAGCGTGAGTGA
- the dinB gene encoding DNA polymerase IV, with protein sequence MRIEKRERTEASILHADLDSFYASVEQRDDPALRGRPVLVGGGVVLAASYEAKALGVRTPMPGFQARALCRGAAVVVSPRFPAYVEASKAVFEVFRDTTPLVEGISVDEAFLDVAGLWRISGSPAEIGERLRARVCAEVGLPITVGAARSKFLAKVASAVGKPDGLLVVPPGEELAFLHPLPVRRLWGVGVKTEAKLADAGIETVGDLAALGEENLGRLLGHGSGRHLYALSMARDPRRVETGRRRKSIGAQRALGRRIKSEDDVETTLIAIVDGLGKRLRTARRLCRTVVLRLRFHDFERVTRSRSIGEPTESTVVILAIARGLFDEALPLIRERGCTLIGLSLTNLCSPDAVQLALPFEADHDAELDIAIDDLRTRFGRDSVTRGRLVGHRHGDDAPMLPD encoded by the coding sequence ATGCGGATCGAGAAGCGAGAGCGCACCGAGGCGTCGATCCTGCACGCCGACCTCGATTCCTTCTACGCCTCCGTCGAACAGCGCGACGACCCGGCGCTGCGCGGCCGCCCGGTCCTCGTCGGCGGCGGGGTGGTGTTGGCCGCGAGTTACGAGGCCAAGGCGCTCGGCGTGCGGACCCCGATGCCGGGCTTCCAGGCGCGGGCGCTGTGCCGGGGTGCCGCGGTCGTCGTCTCGCCCCGGTTCCCCGCCTACGTCGAGGCCAGCAAAGCCGTCTTCGAGGTCTTCCGCGACACGACGCCGCTGGTCGAGGGCATTTCGGTCGACGAGGCCTTCCTCGACGTCGCGGGTTTGTGGCGGATCAGCGGGAGCCCGGCCGAAATCGGCGAGCGGCTGCGGGCGCGGGTGTGCGCCGAGGTGGGCCTGCCGATCACCGTCGGCGCGGCGCGCAGCAAGTTCCTCGCGAAGGTGGCCAGTGCGGTCGGCAAGCCGGACGGGCTGCTCGTCGTGCCGCCCGGCGAGGAATTGGCCTTTCTGCACCCGCTGCCGGTCCGGCGACTGTGGGGCGTGGGGGTCAAGACCGAGGCGAAGCTCGCCGACGCGGGGATCGAGACGGTCGGCGACCTCGCCGCCCTGGGCGAGGAGAACCTCGGGCGCCTACTCGGGCACGGCTCCGGAAGGCACCTCTACGCGCTGTCGATGGCGCGCGATCCCCGTCGGGTGGAGACGGGGCGCCGCCGGAAATCGATCGGTGCGCAGCGCGCGCTCGGCCGTCGGATCAAGTCCGAGGACGACGTCGAGACGACGCTGATCGCCATCGTCGACGGTCTCGGCAAGCGGCTGCGGACGGCGCGGCGCCTCTGTCGGACGGTCGTCCTCCGGCTGCGGTTCCACGACTTCGAACGGGTCACCCGGTCGCGCTCGATCGGCGAGCCCACCGAGTCGACCGTCGTCATCCTCGCCATCGCCAGGGGATTGTTCGACGAGGCGCTGCCGCTGATCCGCGAGCGCGGCTGCACCCTGATCGGACTCTCGCTGACCAACCTGTGCTCCCCCGATGCCGTCCAACTGGCCCTGCCCTTCGAGGCCGACCACGACGCCGAGCTCGACATCGCGATCGACGATCTGCGCACCCGCTTCGGGCGCGACTCGGTGACCCGCGGGCGCCTGGTAGGGCACCGGCACGGCGACGACGCCCCGATGCTGCCGGATTGA